A window of Proteus columbae contains these coding sequences:
- the ilvB gene encoding acetolactate synthase large subunit, with protein MGAQQDNATSRTFTGAQLIVYLLERQGITTIAGIPGGAALPLYDALSQSKSIRHILTRHEQGAGFIAQGIARANGKPAVCIASSGPGATNLVTAIADAKLDSIPLVCITGQVSSAMIGTDAFQEVDTYGMSIPITKHNYLVRDIADLPEIICDAFRLAMSGRPGPVWVDVPKDIQQATITLEALPPIPQKDPVPAFNTDLVIQAAQMINQAKNPVLYLGGGIISSEACKEAIELAEKNNLPTTMTLMGLGLMPPSHPLYLGMLGMHATRSTNFILEEADLLIVLGARFDDRAIGKAEKFCPNAKIIHVDIDRAEISKIKRPDIAIHADAKSVLSLLLPLINTNKRDEWIERVTTLKQEYPLEMKNSENILSGYGIVLAAANCVDDDAIITTDVGQHQMWVAQAYPLNRPRQWLTSGGLGTMGFGLPAAIGAALAEPSKKILCFSGDGSIMMNIQEFATAAEHQLDIKIILINNQALGLVHQQQTLFFEERIYAAAYPYQTDFIRIAQGFGLDTCDLNQEADPASALKAAIEKPGPCLIHVMIDIHEKVFPMVPPGAANIEMIGA; from the coding sequence ATGGGTGCTCAACAAGATAACGCCACAAGTAGAACCTTTACTGGCGCACAATTAATCGTTTATTTACTGGAACGGCAAGGCATTACGACAATTGCAGGGATCCCCGGTGGTGCGGCGTTGCCTTTGTATGACGCATTAAGCCAAAGCAAATCTATTCGCCATATCTTAACTCGCCATGAACAGGGCGCAGGTTTTATCGCTCAAGGTATTGCAAGAGCAAATGGTAAACCTGCTGTTTGTATTGCCTCAAGTGGGCCGGGTGCGACGAATTTAGTCACTGCAATTGCAGATGCTAAATTGGATTCTATTCCTTTGGTATGTATTACAGGTCAGGTATCTTCCGCCATGATTGGGACAGATGCCTTCCAAGAAGTTGATACTTATGGCATGTCTATTCCCATTACTAAACATAATTATTTAGTGCGCGATATTGCTGATTTACCCGAAATTATTTGTGATGCGTTTCGTTTAGCTATGTCAGGGAGACCGGGCCCAGTTTGGGTTGATGTACCAAAAGATATTCAGCAAGCCACAATTACATTAGAAGCGTTACCACCTATTCCACAAAAAGATCCCGTTCCCGCATTTAATACTGATTTAGTGATACAAGCGGCGCAAATGATCAACCAAGCTAAAAATCCGGTTTTATATTTAGGCGGTGGAATAATTAGCTCAGAAGCATGCAAAGAAGCGATTGAATTAGCAGAGAAAAATAATCTGCCAACAACGATGACCTTAATGGGATTAGGATTAATGCCACCTTCACACCCTCTGTATTTGGGGATGTTGGGTATGCATGCGACGCGTAGTACTAATTTTATTTTAGAAGAAGCGGATCTGTTGATTGTATTAGGTGCGCGCTTTGACGATCGTGCTATTGGTAAAGCAGAGAAGTTTTGCCCTAATGCCAAAATTATTCATGTTGATATCGATCGTGCTGAAATTAGTAAAATCAAGCGCCCAGATATTGCGATCCACGCTGATGCGAAATCAGTGTTATCACTGTTATTACCATTGATTAATACAAATAAGCGTGATGAATGGATAGAGCGTGTTACGACACTGAAACAAGAATATCCATTGGAGATGAAAAACTCTGAAAATATTCTGAGTGGTTATGGCATTGTATTAGCGGCCGCAAATTGTGTTGATGATGATGCCATTATTACAACAGACGTTGGGCAACATCAGATGTGGGTTGCACAAGCGTATCCGTTAAATCGACCTCGACAATGGTTAACATCTGGCGGTTTAGGCACGATGGGATTTGGTTTACCAGCAGCGATTGGTGCCGCATTAGCGGAGCCAAGTAAGAAAATCCTCTGCTTCTCGGGGGATGGTAGCATTATGATGAATATTCAAGAGTTTGCTACGGCGGCTGAACACCAATTAGATATCAAAATTATTTTGATAAATAATCAGGCATTGGGGTTGGTTCACCAACAACAAACGCTGTTTTTTGAAGAGCGTATTTATGCGGCGGCTTACCCTTATCAAACAGATTTTATTCGTATTGCACAAGGCTTTGGTTTAGATACCTGTGACTTAAATCAAGAAGCGGATCCTGCGAGTGCATTAAAAGCAGCAATTGAAAAACCAGGTCCGTGTTTAATTCATGTCATGATTGATATTCATGAAAAAGTATTTCCAATGGTACCGCCAGGAGCGGCAAATATTGAGATGATAGGAGCTTAA
- the ilvN gene encoding acetolactate synthase small subunit, whose product MSQQSQPIALELIVRNHPGVMTHICGLFARRAFNVDGILCLPMKNSDKSRIWLLVQKDDRLMQMVSQVEKLEDVKEVRFSDDLRVFEQMESYLS is encoded by the coding sequence ATGTCACAACAATCACAACCTATCGCACTGGAATTGATTGTTCGCAACCATCCCGGTGTTATGACCCATATTTGTGGGCTATTTGCTCGCCGTGCATTTAACGTCGATGGTATTTTGTGTTTACCGATGAAAAATAGCGATAAAAGCCGTATTTGGCTATTAGTGCAAAAAGATGATCGCCTAATGCAGATGGTGAGTCAGGTAGAAAAGCTTGAAGACGTAAAAGAAGTGAGATTCAGTGACGATTTACGTGTTTTTGAACAAATGGAAAGCTATCTAAGTTAA
- a CDS encoding helix-turn-helix domain-containing protein: MNPQPPKKTNEYLGNKVKQLRQSRNLSLNELSRKSGISKAALSKLESGDSNPRIDTLEAIAIALGFPLGDLFSFTREEYPRLERHKPIVGDYAQEFKFRIGIGNITEIWHIEMKHGAIINSPAHADGTQEHIMVYSGKLMMRFDNDETVLLETGDFYAFHGNAPHSYICVEGHLRASVIMSSPNQQHYHHRP, from the coding sequence ATGAACCCACAACCTCCTAAAAAAACGAATGAATACCTTGGTAATAAAGTCAAACAATTAAGACAGTCTCGAAACTTGTCACTTAATGAGTTATCAAGAAAATCGGGAATATCCAAGGCTGCATTGTCAAAATTAGAATCGGGTGATTCTAATCCTAGAATCGATACCTTAGAGGCTATCGCAATAGCGCTTGGCTTTCCGTTAGGGGATTTATTTAGTTTCACACGAGAAGAATATCCTCGTTTAGAACGACATAAGCCTATCGTGGGTGATTATGCCCAAGAGTTTAAATTTCGTATTGGCATCGGTAATATTACTGAAATTTGGCATATCGAAATGAAGCATGGCGCGATCATCAATAGCCCAGCTCACGCAGATGGCACTCAAGAACACATCATGGTCTATTCTGGTAAATTAATGATGCGTTTTGATAATGATGAAACGGTCTTACTCGAAACAGGTGATTTTTATGCCTTTCATGGTAATGCTCCTCACTCTTATATTTGTGTTGAAGGACATTTGCGTGCATCCGTCATTATGTCTAGCCCAAATCAACAGCATTATCATCATCGCCCTTAG
- a CDS encoding sulfite exporter TauE/SafE family protein, which yields MMDLLSWSDLFICLLTLFFAYVIFGMAGFGSALIAGPVLALYLPLSMIVPLLALIDLSAAIVNVLRDGKQADFKEIRYLIPLIIIGSLVGATILLTTRPDLLSLLLGIFAACYAIYALFWKKQESQFSQRLVYPFGLIGGVFSALFGSGGFLYAIYLSGRIADKNKFRITQTTLIGFSTLTRVVIFLFAGIYWQLDILKLAVIFLPAMFAGVWLGRNLTLRMSKARFMSVIYTIVLASGTVLIYRYFS from the coding sequence ATGATGGACTTGCTCAGTTGGTCTGATCTTTTTATTTGCCTACTTACCTTATTCTTTGCATATGTTATTTTCGGTATGGCTGGGTTTGGCTCTGCGTTAATTGCGGGTCCTGTATTAGCACTTTATTTACCTCTTTCAATGATAGTGCCTTTATTGGCATTAATCGATTTAAGTGCCGCCATAGTGAATGTTTTAAGAGATGGCAAACAGGCTGATTTTAAAGAAATACGCTATCTTATTCCGCTGATTATTATTGGTAGTCTGGTCGGTGCGACGATTTTATTAACCACACGACCTGATTTGCTTTCTCTTCTTTTAGGTATCTTTGCCGCTTGTTATGCCATTTATGCCTTGTTTTGGAAAAAACAAGAAAGCCAATTTTCTCAACGCTTGGTTTATCCTTTTGGGTTAATTGGTGGTGTATTTAGCGCATTGTTTGGCAGTGGTGGCTTTTTATATGCAATCTATTTATCAGGCAGAATTGCAGATAAAAACAAGTTTCGCATTACACAAACGACATTGATTGGCTTTAGCACACTAACGCGAGTGGTGATTTTCTTATTTGCAGGTATTTATTGGCAATTGGATATTCTTAAGTTAGCCGTTATTTTCTTGCCTGCTATGTTTGCGGGAGTTTGGTTAGGACGAAATTTAACATTACGTATGTCGAAAGCACGATTTATGAGTGTGATTTATACCATTGTATTGGCATCAGGTACTGTGCTTATTTATCGTTATTTTTCTTAA
- a CDS encoding MFS transporter, which translates to MSHQNYRQSEVFAITTITVSIGVIGIVIGLTIPMVALRLNLAGISESIIGLISAAPAIGMLIISPFARRIVQWIGKRFAMLLATIVSAISLLPLMGSLPLEVLFPLRLITGIASGVMICLGETWINELSPDNKRGRILAVYTTVFTISQLLGPSIIALYGVADKTPILISVFIHIISIVLFLMMDQKTGDKLPKDTQEPNFSIIRFVKVAPAICGGIVFFAFFDGTVLSMFPIYGLSMGHTEAIAAMMISAILAGDAIMQMPFGWLADHMNRTQLYRICGVVTLLASLLLPITMSHTLLIWPLLLVLGATAGAIYTIALVQIGQYFSGNDLMVANASAAMLWGIGNLSGPLLAGAMSEISSSSLPFLLVAMTGLFLVSTMERWNLGVEALNSSSS; encoded by the coding sequence ATGTCACATCAAAATTATCGCCAATCTGAAGTTTTTGCGATAACAACTATCACGGTAAGTATTGGCGTTATCGGGATTGTTATCGGATTAACTATTCCTATGGTTGCACTGCGCCTTAATTTAGCGGGAATTAGTGAATCTATCATTGGACTTATTTCCGCTGCACCCGCTATTGGGATGTTAATTATTTCGCCTTTTGCTCGGCGTATTGTGCAATGGATAGGCAAACGCTTTGCCATGCTATTAGCAACCATTGTTTCTGCGATAAGCTTATTACCTTTAATGGGGAGCTTGCCTTTAGAGGTTTTATTTCCTCTACGATTAATCACTGGGATTGCCAGTGGTGTGATGATTTGTTTAGGTGAAACGTGGATTAATGAGCTTTCACCAGATAATAAACGTGGGCGGATTTTAGCGGTATATACTACGGTATTTACTATTAGCCAGTTATTAGGGCCTTCAATTATTGCGCTTTATGGCGTCGCAGATAAGACACCTATTTTAATTAGTGTCTTTATTCATATTATCTCTATTGTCCTGTTTTTAATGATGGATCAGAAAACAGGCGATAAATTACCGAAAGATACGCAAGAGCCTAATTTTTCTATTATCCGCTTTGTTAAAGTAGCACCCGCAATCTGTGGTGGTATTGTTTTCTTTGCTTTTTTTGATGGCACCGTACTTTCTATGTTTCCTATTTATGGCCTAAGTATGGGACACACTGAAGCTATTGCCGCAATGATGATAAGCGCTATTTTAGCGGGTGATGCCATTATGCAAATGCCATTTGGCTGGCTTGCTGATCATATGAACAGAACACAGTTATATCGAATTTGTGGTGTAGTGACTTTACTTGCAAGCTTATTATTACCTATCACTATGTCTCACACGTTGCTGATTTGGCCTTTATTACTGGTACTGGGTGCAACAGCTGGTGCGATATACACCATTGCGTTGGTACAAATAGGGCAATATTTCTCAGGCAATGATCTGATGGTTGCTAATGCGTCGGCTGCGATGTTATGGGGAATAGGTAATTTATCAGGACCTTTGCTGGCTGGCGCGATGTCAGAAATTTCTTCATCTTCACTACCATTCTTATTGGTTGCTATGACAGGTTTATTCTTAGTTTCAACGATGGAACGTTGGAACCTTGGTGTTGAAGCACTCAATAGTAGCTCATCTTAA
- a CDS encoding NCS2 family permease has protein sequence MSANQSASTGKLDSYFKLTARGTTVRKEMIAGLTTFLAMVYSVIVVPSMLGQAGFPHTAVFIATCLVAGLGSLLMGLWANLPMAIGCAISLTAFTAFSLVLGQNISVPVALGAVFLMGCLFTVFSLTGIRTWILKNIPIGIAHGAGIGIGLFLLLIAANSVGLVVKNPFDGLPVAMGKFTSFSVLMSLAGLAAIFGLEKRKVPGGVLLVIVAISIIGLIFDPNVKYQGIFKMPQLGEDGLSLLFAMDIKGALQPLVLPSVLALVMTAIFDATGTIRAVAGQANLLDKRGQIINGGKALTSDSVSSIFAGVIGAAPAAVYVESAAGTAAGGKTGLTATVVGILFLLILFLSPLSYLVPAYATAPALMYVGLLMLGNVTKLDFSDFVDAMSGMVCAVFIVLTCNIVTGIMLGFGCLVIGRIFAGEWRKLNIGTVLITIALVAFYAGEWAI, from the coding sequence ATGTCTGCTAATCAATCAGCAAGCACAGGTAAACTGGATAGCTATTTTAAACTTACAGCACGCGGCACAACTGTTCGCAAAGAAATGATCGCTGGTTTGACGACATTTCTGGCTATGGTGTATTCCGTTATTGTTGTTCCTAGTATGTTAGGACAAGCCGGTTTTCCACATACAGCGGTTTTTATTGCAACCTGTTTAGTCGCGGGATTAGGCTCCCTTCTAATGGGATTGTGGGCAAATCTTCCTATGGCAATTGGTTGTGCTATTTCATTAACAGCATTTACCGCTTTTAGCTTGGTCTTGGGACAAAACATCTCTGTGCCCGTTGCATTAGGTGCCGTGTTTTTAATGGGGTGTTTATTCACCGTTTTCTCATTAACTGGCATTCGCACTTGGATCTTAAAAAATATTCCAATTGGTATCGCACATGGTGCAGGAATAGGGATTGGGCTTTTTCTGCTTTTAATCGCAGCAAACAGTGTTGGATTAGTGGTTAAAAACCCATTTGATGGTTTGCCTGTCGCAATGGGTAAATTTACATCATTTTCTGTTCTGATGTCACTTGCTGGATTGGCCGCTATTTTCGGATTAGAAAAACGTAAAGTACCGGGTGGCGTGCTATTAGTGATTGTGGCTATTTCGATTATCGGCCTTATTTTTGATCCTAATGTAAAATATCAAGGCATCTTTAAAATGCCTCAATTAGGTGAAGATGGACTTTCTTTATTGTTTGCAATGGATATTAAAGGTGCCTTACAGCCATTGGTATTACCAAGTGTTCTTGCGTTAGTGATGACTGCCATTTTTGATGCTACTGGGACTATTCGCGCTGTTGCAGGTCAAGCAAACTTATTAGATAAACGCGGGCAGATTATTAATGGCGGAAAAGCGCTGACTTCTGACTCTGTCAGTAGTATTTTTGCGGGTGTTATTGGTGCTGCACCAGCTGCGGTTTATGTTGAATCAGCCGCAGGAACAGCGGCTGGTGGTAAAACAGGATTAACCGCAACAGTAGTCGGTATTTTATTTTTACTGATCCTTTTCTTATCGCCTCTTTCTTATTTAGTTCCTGCTTATGCAACGGCACCTGCGTTAATGTATGTGGGTTTATTGATGCTAGGTAATGTCACTAAGTTAGATTTCAGTGATTTTGTTGATGCAATGTCAGGCATGGTGTGTGCTGTATTTATTGTTTTAACTTGTAATATCGTCACAGGTATTATGTTAGGTTTCGGATGTTTGGTGATTGGTCGTATATTTGCAGGTGAATGGCGTAAACTCAATATTGGCACAGTATTAATTACTATTGCTCTAGTGGCATTTTATGCGGGTGAGTGGGCAATTTAA
- a CDS encoding GNAT family N-acetyltransferase, which produces MQEIKIRHSEPDDASAIQQLYTHPDLYICTCQFPYPSVTMWKKRLLEFSEQNIPNFVATIDGQVAGHLALIIDNHPRRRHIVSFGLGVGAEYSGKGVGKLLINTAIDYAFNWLAATRLELEVYSDNERGLHLYKKLGFEVEGIRRKAAFREGKYCDVVMMSMLRTIE; this is translated from the coding sequence ATGCAAGAAATAAAAATACGCCATAGTGAACCTGACGACGCATCAGCAATTCAACAACTATATACACATCCTGATTTATATATTTGCACTTGCCAATTTCCTTATCCTTCAGTCACGATGTGGAAAAAAAGATTACTTGAATTTTCAGAACAAAATATCCCTAATTTTGTTGCAACTATTGATGGCCAAGTCGCGGGACATTTAGCACTGATAATCGATAATCATCCTCGTCGTCGCCACATTGTGAGTTTTGGTCTTGGCGTTGGTGCTGAATATTCCGGAAAAGGCGTTGGTAAATTACTTATCAATACAGCAATTGATTATGCTTTCAATTGGTTAGCAGCCACACGATTAGAATTAGAAGTGTATTCAGACAACGAAAGAGGCTTACATCTGTATAAGAAATTGGGTTTTGAAGTTGAAGGTATACGCCGTAAAGCTGCTTTTAGAGAAGGTAAATATTGTGATGTTGTCATGATGTCGATGTTAAGAACAATTGAATAA
- a CDS encoding Na+/H+ antiporter, which produces MEIFFTILILILVVSVSGVITKLIPFRVPLPLIQIVIGALLAWPQFGLHVTFDPELFLVLLIPPLLFVDGWKTPTREFIQNGREIFILVLVLVMVTVVGIGYLIYWMMPSIPLISAFALAAVLSPTDAVALSSIVGKGRIPKRIMGILEGEALMNDASGLVALKFAVAVAMGTMVFTVGGATLEFFKVAVGGLLAGIGVTLVYSKSLRLMSRWSGDDPATQIVFMLLLPFASYLIAEHIGFSGILAAVAAGMTISKSGVIRNAPLAMRLRADSVWSMLEFVFNGLVFIMLGLQLPIIWTSSVIQADLDPEVEVWMLFAAVFVIYFALLILRFTWLWLMKKISRIFMKKHPLDFANYTTRELWLSSFAGVRGAITLAGALSIPLFLTDGSTFPGRYQIIFIAAGVILLSILVGIISLPFLLKGVKATDKEADKNEVRYARKVMAEVAIVSLNKMEERLAASTEEQLDAEEINEVASRVTGYLRRRTAEQDEMVHNALEEDLERRFRLTALRAERGELYHLRATRKISNETLQLLLHELDLMEALLVEKDS; this is translated from the coding sequence ATGGAAATTTTCTTTACTATTTTGATTTTAATACTGGTGGTTTCAGTTTCGGGAGTTATCACAAAATTAATTCCCTTTCGTGTTCCGTTACCATTAATACAGATTGTGATAGGGGCTTTATTGGCATGGCCTCAGTTTGGTTTACATGTCACTTTTGATCCTGAATTATTCCTCGTTCTATTGATACCGCCTTTACTTTTTGTTGATGGTTGGAAAACACCGACACGAGAATTTATCCAAAATGGGCGTGAGATTTTTATTCTTGTGCTTGTTTTAGTCATGGTGACCGTTGTTGGTATCGGTTATCTGATTTATTGGATGATGCCAAGTATTCCCCTGATTTCGGCATTTGCATTGGCGGCAGTACTTTCGCCAACGGATGCGGTCGCACTCTCTTCCATTGTTGGTAAAGGGCGAATACCAAAACGAATTATGGGCATCTTAGAGGGTGAAGCATTAATGAATGATGCTTCAGGTCTGGTTGCCTTGAAATTTGCGGTTGCTGTGGCAATGGGAACGATGGTGTTTACTGTTGGTGGTGCAACCCTTGAATTCTTTAAAGTCGCCGTTGGCGGATTACTGGCAGGTATCGGTGTCACCTTAGTTTACAGTAAATCTCTGCGATTAATGAGTCGTTGGAGCGGAGACGATCCTGCTACACAAATCGTCTTTATGTTGCTGCTGCCTTTTGCCTCTTATCTTATTGCGGAACATATTGGTTTTTCAGGTATTTTAGCGGCTGTTGCTGCCGGTATGACTATCAGTAAATCAGGCGTTATCAGAAATGCACCTCTTGCGATGCGTTTACGTGCTGATAGCGTGTGGTCAATGCTTGAATTTGTCTTTAACGGCCTTGTCTTTATCATGCTCGGCTTACAGCTTCCCATTATCTGGACAAGCTCTGTTATTCAAGCCGATCTTGACCCAGAAGTTGAAGTCTGGATGTTGTTTGCAGCAGTTTTTGTTATCTACTTTGCACTGCTGATCCTGCGATTTACGTGGTTATGGCTAATGAAGAAAATTAGTCGGATCTTTATGAAAAAGCATCCACTTGATTTCGCTAATTACACAACGCGTGAGTTGTGGTTATCGTCATTTGCAGGTGTTCGTGGTGCAATTACATTGGCGGGTGCGCTTTCTATTCCACTCTTTTTAACCGATGGCAGCACTTTCCCTGGACGTTATCAAATTATCTTTATTGCTGCTGGTGTTATTTTACTGTCGATTTTAGTGGGCATTATTTCACTTCCTTTCCTATTAAAAGGCGTGAAGGCAACTGACAAAGAAGCAGATAAAAACGAAGTTCGCTACGCACGTAAAGTGATGGCAGAAGTGGCAATTGTTAGTCTTAATAAAATGGAAGAGCGCTTAGCTGCAAGTACTGAAGAGCAGTTGGATGCAGAAGAAATTAATGAAGTTGCTTCTCGTGTAACGGGTTATTTAAGACGCCGTACTGCGGAACAAGATGAAATGGTTCATAACGCGTTAGAAGAAGATCTCGAAAGGCGTTTTCGTTTAACGGCATTACGTGCTGAACGTGGTGAGCTTTATCATCTAAGAGCAACGCGAAAAATCAGTAATGAAACACTCCAATTATTGCTACATGAATTGGATTTAATGGAAGCACTGTTAGTAGAGAAAGACAGTTAA
- a CDS encoding carboxylate/amino acid/amine transporter: MWLLVITTLLWAASFSLIGEYLAGQVDSWLSVLIRVSLAALVFLPFLRWKGIRFKVILLYMLVGACQLGIMYLFVFHAYNYLTVAEFLLFTVLTPLYVTLIYDLLERQKLRWGYAFSSLLAVLGAAIIRYDHLSDDFWYGLLLVQLANIFFAIGQVGYKRLMEVHPIPQHHAFSWFYLGAVVVSLIGALCFADWQKMPTTSLQWGVLLWLGIGASGIGYFMWNYGATQVDAGTLAIMNNMMVPAGLLVNFSIWQQHPNWPSFIIGASLIVASLWIHQRWICRPVLQKEDC, translated from the coding sequence ATGTGGTTATTGGTTATTACAACACTATTATGGGCTGCTTCTTTTAGTCTGATCGGTGAGTATCTCGCCGGTCAGGTTGATAGCTGGCTCTCTGTTCTGATCCGCGTTTCTTTAGCGGCTTTAGTCTTCTTACCTTTCTTACGTTGGAAGGGGATCCGCTTTAAGGTGATCCTGCTTTATATGCTGGTGGGGGCTTGCCAACTCGGTATTATGTATCTGTTCGTCTTCCATGCTTATAACTATTTGACTGTTGCAGAATTCTTACTATTTACGGTATTAACACCCCTTTATGTCACGTTAATTTATGATTTATTAGAACGTCAGAAATTACGTTGGGGTTATGCATTTAGCTCATTATTAGCGGTATTAGGTGCGGCGATTATTCGCTATGACCATTTAAGTGATGATTTTTGGTATGGTCTGTTATTAGTACAACTGGCTAATATTTTCTTTGCAATTGGTCAGGTGGGTTATAAACGATTAATGGAAGTGCATCCTATTCCACAACATCATGCATTTTCTTGGTTTTACCTTGGTGCGGTTGTCGTTTCACTGATTGGCGCTCTGTGTTTTGCCGATTGGCAGAAAATGCCAACAACATCACTACAGTGGGGTGTTTTACTCTGGTTAGGAATTGGCGCTTCTGGGATCGGGTATTTTATGTGGAACTACGGTGCCACACAAGTTGATGCTGGAACCTTAGCGATTATGAATAACATGATGGTTCCAGCAGGGTTATTAGTGAATTTTTCTATTTGGCAACAACATCCGAATTGGCCAAGTTTCATCATAGGCGCGAGCCTGATTGTTGCATCACTTTGGATCCATCAACGCTGGATATGCCGACCTGTTTTACAAAAGGAAGATTGTTAA
- the metR gene encoding HTH-type transcriptional regulator MetR: MIEIKHLKTILALKHTGSLANAANQLHQTQSALSHQFSELEHRLGYRIFVRKSQPLRFTSQGEVLVKLAEEVLPIVRRAIEACNEPGSVNLNIAIECHSCIQWLTPALQQYRQTWPEVTVDFHSGVTFDPQPALLQRELDVVLTSDILDDSRLHYTPLFDYEIKLVLSPDHPLANRLHIQPQDLIAETLFIYPVQRERFDVWRHFLQPAGITPHFKHVDNTLLLIQMVAAGMGIAALPHWAVENFEKQGLVVTKTLGEGLWSRLYAANRSGEQHQPAIREFIRLSGQHAVNNLPFVKQVGISSVDGSKVMQQSGSRL; this comes from the coding sequence ATGATAGAAATAAAACATTTAAAAACGATATTAGCCTTGAAGCACACAGGCTCTCTTGCTAACGCAGCAAATCAATTGCATCAAACGCAATCGGCTCTTTCACATCAATTTAGTGAATTAGAACATCGCCTTGGTTATCGAATTTTTGTGCGTAAAAGCCAGCCACTGCGCTTTACTTCACAAGGAGAAGTACTCGTTAAATTAGCAGAAGAAGTATTGCCTATCGTTCGTAGAGCTATTGAAGCGTGTAATGAGCCGGGTAGTGTGAATTTAAATATAGCGATTGAATGCCATAGTTGTATTCAATGGTTAACCCCTGCATTACAGCAATATCGCCAAACATGGCCTGAAGTGACTGTTGATTTTCATTCGGGTGTGACTTTTGATCCACAACCTGCGTTATTACAACGTGAATTAGATGTAGTACTGACATCAGATATCTTAGATGACTCTCGTTTACACTACACGCCATTGTTTGACTATGAAATCAAATTAGTTTTATCGCCAGATCATCCTCTTGCTAATCGCTTGCATATTCAGCCACAAGACTTGATTGCAGAAACCTTATTTATTTATCCCGTTCAACGGGAGCGTTTTGATGTATGGCGTCATTTTTTACAACCCGCGGGTATTACGCCACATTTCAAACATGTCGATAATACATTACTGCTAATTCAAATGGTTGCGGCTGGCATGGGAATTGCGGCATTACCACACTGGGCGGTTGAGAATTTCGAAAAACAGGGATTAGTGGTGACAAAAACATTAGGTGAAGGATTATGGAGCCGGTTATATGCTGCCAACCGTAGTGGAGAGCAACATCAACCGGCGATCCGTGAGTTTATTCGCTTATCAGGCCAGCACGCTGTTAACAATCTTCCTTTTGTAAAACAGGTCGGCATATCCAGCGTTGATGGATCCAAAGTGATGCAACAATCAGGCTCGCGCCTATGA